One Pseudomonas tolaasii NCPPB 2192 genomic window carries:
- a CDS encoding ABC transporter permease — MIQVYRLLFLVFLMLLWEGVSRLFGVEFFISRPSAVAQSLWKILLNGVFFYHAGITTLEAVLGFFFGSLAGLIAGLVLGRAKLLADILDPFLTAFYSLPKVALAPLFILWFGIGLPMKVILTAAVVFFLVFLNTYSGVRNVSREQLTILRLMGARERDLLTMVVIPSAFTWVFTGLRLSVPYALIGALVGEIIAANRGLGYLLSDAASQFDTAGVFASLVGIIALALILNTAVKLAERKLMPWKANEAEREVAV, encoded by the coding sequence ATGATCCAAGTTTATCGCTTGCTGTTTCTGGTGTTTCTGATGCTGTTGTGGGAAGGCGTTTCGCGTCTGTTCGGCGTGGAGTTCTTTATCAGCCGGCCTTCTGCGGTGGCGCAGAGCCTGTGGAAAATCCTGCTTAACGGGGTGTTTTTCTATCACGCCGGCATCACCACGCTGGAAGCCGTGCTGGGCTTTTTCTTCGGCTCACTCGCGGGCTTGATCGCCGGGTTGGTACTGGGCCGCGCCAAGCTGCTGGCTGACATCCTCGACCCATTTTTGACCGCGTTTTACAGCTTGCCGAAAGTCGCGCTGGCGCCGCTGTTCATCCTCTGGTTCGGCATCGGGTTGCCGATGAAGGTCATCCTGACTGCCGCCGTGGTGTTCTTTCTGGTGTTCCTCAACACCTACAGCGGCGTGCGCAACGTGTCCCGCGAGCAACTGACCATCCTGCGCCTGATGGGCGCCAGGGAGCGCGACCTGTTGACCATGGTGGTGATCCCTTCGGCGTTTACCTGGGTGTTTACCGGCCTGCGTTTGTCGGTGCCTTACGCGCTGATTGGCGCGCTGGTGGGCGAGATCATCGCGGCCAACCGTGGGCTGGGCTATTTGCTCTCGGACGCGGCCTCGCAGTTCGACACTGCCGGCGTGTTCGCCTCGCTGGTGGGCATCATTGCCCTGGCGCTGATCCTCAACACCGCCGTGAAGCTCGCCGAACGCAAGCTGATGCCGTGGAAAGCCAACGAAGCCGAACGTGAAGTCGCGGTTTAA
- a CDS encoding ABC transporter ATP-binding protein, with protein MSARPFIHFSGVRKSFKVEGRAFVAVRDVSLDVQRGEIITLVGPSGCGKSTLLNMTAGLFGPTEGQVHYDGAEVKGVNTRVGYMTQADHLLPWRTVAGNIAVPLQIRRMPRADVEARVEELMALVGLTGFGDSYPNQLSGGMRKRAAMARLMASDPETLLMDEPFGALDAQMRLTLQTELLRLCRKLNKTVLFVTHDVDEAIALADRCVVFAGRPGTIDHIIDIPLTGERNLVQMRSDPRYVELCAELWKRLAPDVAGAADPASLAHSLEVV; from the coding sequence GTGAGCGCAAGACCCTTTATCCATTTCTCGGGCGTGCGAAAAAGCTTCAAAGTCGAGGGCCGCGCATTTGTGGCCGTACGCGATGTATCGCTGGATGTTCAGCGCGGCGAAATCATTACCCTGGTCGGCCCGTCGGGCTGCGGCAAGTCCACCTTGCTGAACATGACCGCCGGGTTGTTCGGCCCCACCGAAGGCCAGGTGCATTACGACGGTGCCGAAGTCAAAGGCGTGAACACGCGGGTTGGCTACATGACCCAGGCCGACCATTTGCTGCCGTGGCGCACTGTGGCCGGCAACATCGCGGTGCCGTTGCAGATTCGCCGCATGCCCAGGGCCGACGTCGAGGCGCGGGTTGAAGAACTGATGGCCCTGGTGGGCCTTACCGGTTTCGGTGACAGCTACCCCAACCAGCTTTCCGGCGGCATGCGCAAACGCGCAGCCATGGCGCGTTTGATGGCCAGCGACCCGGAAACCCTGCTGATGGACGAACCCTTCGGCGCCCTTGATGCACAAATGCGCCTGACCCTGCAGACCGAACTGCTGCGCCTGTGTCGCAAGCTCAACAAAACCGTGCTGTTCGTGACCCACGACGTCGATGAAGCCATCGCCCTGGCCGACCGCTGCGTGGTGTTCGCCGGACGCCCCGGCACCATCGACCACATTATCGACATCCCGCTGACCGGTGAACGCAACCTGGTGCAAATGCGTTCCGACCCGCGCTACGTGGAACTCTGCGCCGAACTGTGGAAACGCCTGGCCCCCGACGTGGCAGGCGCGGCCGATCCCGCTTCATTGGCTCACTCGCTGGAGGTCGTATGA
- a CDS encoding AraC family transcriptional regulator, whose product MRDIYSVFNSNGAYETGAHAHDEFMLMVPEHGLLRFKDEDSGRSTSVVDRQFVLVPPQCSHSSSSLTPSQGHLAFYVDPDYMHYALRDLSGGANRLLRVPTLGIWQTSAPLHHLLLAKKAFSQPDPYVDRSRQLAQADHLLLLECLAISLSQPSLQRSSTERHGAMLVRDVKAYVEGNLEHAPGLDDIAAVFHLSRRHLTRLFAQHTGETVLAYVQRLRLERAQTLLRHTRMSVLEVANSVGYESPSHLAHVFRRVLGISPDEWRRS is encoded by the coding sequence ATGCGTGATATCTACAGCGTGTTCAACTCCAACGGCGCCTATGAAACCGGGGCCCACGCCCACGACGAGTTCATGCTGATGGTGCCCGAGCACGGCCTGCTGCGCTTCAAGGATGAAGACAGCGGGCGCTCCACCTCGGTGGTCGACCGCCAGTTCGTGCTGGTGCCACCGCAGTGCAGTCACTCCTCTTCGTCGCTCACCCCCAGCCAGGGCCACCTGGCGTTCTACGTCGACCCCGACTACATGCACTACGCCTTGCGCGACCTTTCCGGGGGCGCCAACCGCCTGCTGCGTGTGCCCACCCTCGGCATCTGGCAAACCTCGGCGCCGCTGCACCATTTGCTGCTGGCGAAAAAAGCCTTCAGCCAACCCGACCCCTATGTGGACCGCAGCCGCCAACTGGCTCAGGCCGACCATTTGCTGCTGCTCGAATGCCTGGCGATTTCCCTCAGCCAGCCGAGTCTGCAACGCTCCTCCACCGAGCGCCACGGCGCCATGCTGGTGCGCGACGTGAAGGCGTATGTCGAAGGCAACCTGGAACATGCGCCGGGGCTGGATGACATTGCGGCGGTGTTTCATCTGTCGCGCCGGCATTTGACCCGCTTGTTTGCCCAGCACACCGGCGAGACGGTGCTGGCGTATGTGCAGCGCTTGCGCCTGGAGCGCGCGCAGACGCTGTTGCGGCATACGCGCATGTCGGTGCTGGAAGTGGCCAATAGCGTGGGGTATGAGTCGCCGTCGCATTTGGCTCATGTGTTCCGGCGGGTGCTGGGCATTTCGCCGGATGAGTGGCGCCGGTCCTGA
- a CDS encoding PAS domain S-box protein, whose translation MTQDVLAKETNRRQLQQIISGLSDGVILAEVDQTILWANEAALTMHGVEAVMALGANTLEYAERFALRYRNNHPVLPENYPLARAAAGEEFSDVVVEVTPLSDEERTWVHRLRSLVITDSHGEPELLVLILSDATEWASAEQRFEKTFNANPAPAVICRLSDLRYIKVNQGFLEMTGYNRDQVIGKSVYELDVLEQAERKDLAIQRLGEGATIPQMQAELRLPEGGSKLVIVAGQPLDMNEEDCMLFSFMDMEPRRKAEIALRQSEERFAKSFRLTPVPTLVCSAGNRQVVDINDAFMSITGYISEELIGKSIEDIDFIDNAQTREQLFANLEKAGNLDGQDLKVRKKGNEVIDCVVSADTVIIEDVPCYLMVMMNITERKRSELELVAAIEEVMQDASWFSQTLIEKLANAKSVNSPNLPNVAFTDLTARERDVLGLICEGLADKEIASRLKLAPNTVRNHVATVYSKLNVHSRSAAIVWARERGLFAGELRLKNKP comes from the coding sequence ATGACCCAGGATGTTCTTGCCAAAGAAACCAACCGTCGCCAATTGCAGCAGATCATCTCCGGGCTGTCTGACGGGGTGATCCTGGCCGAAGTCGACCAAACCATTCTGTGGGCCAATGAGGCAGCGTTGACCATGCACGGCGTCGAGGCCGTGATGGCGCTGGGTGCCAATACGCTGGAGTACGCCGAACGCTTTGCCCTGCGCTATCGCAACAACCACCCGGTGCTGCCGGAAAACTACCCCCTCGCCCGGGCGGCGGCCGGCGAAGAGTTCAGCGATGTGGTGGTCGAAGTCACGCCGTTGAGCGATGAAGAACGAACCTGGGTGCACCGCCTTCGCAGCCTGGTGATCACCGATTCCCACGGCGAGCCGGAACTGCTGGTGCTGATCCTCAGCGACGCCACCGAATGGGCCAGCGCCGAGCAGCGTTTTGAAAAGACCTTCAATGCCAACCCGGCACCTGCCGTGATCTGCCGCTTGAGCGATTTGCGTTACATCAAGGTCAATCAGGGCTTCCTGGAGATGACCGGCTACAACCGCGACCAGGTGATCGGCAAGTCTGTCTATGAACTGGATGTGCTGGAACAGGCTGAACGCAAGGATCTGGCCATCCAGCGCCTGGGCGAAGGCGCGACCATTCCGCAGATGCAGGCCGAACTGCGACTGCCCGAGGGCGGCAGCAAACTGGTGATTGTTGCCGGTCAGCCGCTGGACATGAACGAAGAGGACTGCATGCTGTTTTCGTTCATGGACATGGAGCCACGGCGCAAGGCGGAGATTGCGCTGCGCCAGAGCGAGGAGCGTTTCGCCAAGTCGTTCCGCCTGACACCGGTGCCGACTCTGGTGTGCAGCGCGGGCAACCGCCAAGTCGTGGATATCAATGACGCTTTCATGAGCATCACCGGCTATATCAGCGAAGAACTGATCGGCAAATCCATCGAAGACATCGACTTTATCGACAACGCCCAGACACGCGAGCAGTTGTTCGCCAACCTGGAAAAAGCCGGCAACCTCGACGGCCAGGACCTCAAGGTGCGCAAGAAAGGCAATGAGGTGATCGACTGCGTGGTTTCGGCCGACACGGTGATTATCGAGGATGTGCCTTGCTACCTGATGGTGATGATGAACATCACCGAGCGCAAACGCTCGGAGCTGGAGCTGGTGGCGGCCATCGAGGAAGTGATGCAGGACGCCTCATGGTTCAGCCAGACCCTGATCGAGAAACTGGCCAACGCCAAGAGCGTCAACAGCCCCAACCTGCCGAACGTGGCCTTCACCGACCTCACTGCCCGCGAGCGTGACGTGCTGGGCTTGATCTGCGAGGGCCTGGCCGACAAGGAGATCGCTTCGCGCCTGAAACTCGCGCCCAACACGGTGCGTAACCATGTGGCCACGGTGTATTCCAAGCTGAACGTGCACAGCCGCAGCGCGGCCATCGTCTGGGCCCGTGAACGCGGGCTGTTTGCCGGTGAATTGCGCCTGAAAAACAAGCCCTGA